From a region of the Pseudanabaena sp. ABRG5-3 genome:
- a CDS encoding DMT family transporter has product MENNNIRSSSYEQTLAGVTKDLSDLRANILGKLSREILILQAQKNALTDDIHRLQSQRKELEVLTVAQQGMNQQEIQRQQWIEQLAQAITYHLKNDVIVTNSQVLSDHSQNFEQLMLNLDSAIRTTFQSLQRDVDTYQRDLDDQMQRMYTQRQQGELMLSALVERIDEYLRRSSVDRYGGNVGGNPPINFTGTSGFAGAIGNNVNSTEPVRSNGNGNYSQIQVPTFNNSSSQFRQYNPNDTRPYTDEPTQSFESPVPDPSLAQPTKRLNDWWFGFVLVLGASVVLSLQNILVRVIFSNSNILGLFQFGGLIKASVPNSFMLLLLRMAFATPIMWMVAKVIFRVDVFRDFQQLLHPTRRSLFRRVAFSALLQFASFAFIYVALGILNPGLAVTLFFIFPTVTVLMAWLLFGDRPSKERWVVIGIIYAGIMLTYNIFGANKPDTWGVIAAMISGIAFAGYIITSQACFKQLNPVSFTSINFAIILLLCIGTIPFTLSSISLNGSLVFMCFLIALTTLGGYLLTSFGTKLMGAAQASIVSASGPVFTTFLAFTILGDKLSPIQLFGVFLVTGGVGLLSLQNMYKKTAK; this is encoded by the coding sequence ATGGAGAACAATAATATTCGTAGTAGTTCTTACGAGCAGACCCTTGCGGGTGTCACCAAGGACTTGTCAGATCTGCGGGCAAATATCTTGGGCAAGCTCAGTCGTGAAATTTTAATTTTACAAGCCCAAAAAAATGCTCTCACCGATGACATTCATCGTCTCCAGTCTCAACGTAAAGAGCTAGAGGTGTTAACTGTTGCTCAACAGGGGATGAATCAACAGGAAATCCAGCGTCAGCAATGGATTGAGCAACTTGCTCAAGCGATCACCTATCATCTTAAAAATGATGTGATTGTTACTAATTCCCAAGTTCTCAGCGATCATTCGCAAAACTTCGAGCAGCTAATGCTCAACCTTGATAGTGCGATCCGTACTACATTTCAGTCTTTGCAACGAGATGTAGATACCTATCAGCGCGATCTCGATGATCAAATGCAGAGAATGTATACCCAAAGGCAACAGGGTGAACTGATGCTGTCTGCCCTTGTAGAAAGAATTGATGAATATTTACGACGATCTTCAGTCGATCGCTATGGAGGAAATGTAGGGGGCAATCCACCAATTAACTTTACAGGGACATCTGGTTTTGCGGGGGCGATCGGCAATAATGTGAATAGTACAGAACCTGTCCGATCTAATGGCAATGGTAATTACAGTCAAATTCAGGTTCCTACATTTAATAACAGTAGCAGTCAATTTCGGCAATATAACCCCAATGACACGCGCCCCTATACTGACGAGCCTACTCAATCTTTTGAATCGCCAGTCCCTGACCCCAGCCTAGCGCAACCAACCAAACGTCTTAATGATTGGTGGTTTGGATTTGTTCTGGTATTGGGCGCTTCGGTAGTTTTATCCTTGCAAAATATTTTGGTTAGGGTAATTTTCTCAAACTCAAATATTTTGGGGCTTTTTCAATTTGGTGGATTGATTAAGGCTTCTGTCCCCAACTCTTTTATGTTGTTGCTGCTAAGAATGGCATTTGCCACACCAATTATGTGGATGGTAGCCAAAGTAATATTTCGAGTAGATGTATTCCGCGATTTCCAACAATTACTCCATCCAACTCGGCGATCGCTATTTCGTCGAGTTGCCTTTAGCGCTTTATTACAGTTTGCCTCCTTTGCCTTTATTTATGTAGCTTTAGGCATTTTGAATCCTGGGCTTGCTGTCACCCTATTCTTCATTTTCCCAACTGTTACGGTACTAATGGCTTGGTTGCTCTTTGGCGATCGCCCCAGCAAAGAGCGTTGGGTTGTGATTGGGATCATCTATGCGGGGATCATGCTAACCTACAACATCTTCGGAGCAAATAAGCCTGACACATGGGGCGTAATTGCTGCAATGATTTCAGGCATTGCTTTTGCAGGATATATCATCACCTCACAGGCTTGTTTCAAACAACTGAATCCTGTTTCATTTACATCGATCAATTTTGCAATCATCTTGCTCCTATGTATTGGGACTATACCTTTTACTTTGTCATCAATTTCCCTAAATGGCTCATTGGTGTTCATGTGCTTCCTAATCGCTTTAACTACTTTGGGCGGCTACTTACTGACCAGCTTTGGTACAAAGTTAATGGGGGCAGCTCAGGCTTCGATTGTGAGTGCTAGTGGACCTGTATTTACCACGTTTTTAGCATTCACAATTTTGGGAGATAAACTAAGCCCGATTCAGTTATTTGGAGTATTTCTAGTTACAGGTGGTGTGGGGCTACTCAGTCTCCAGAACATGTACAAAAAGACCGCTAAATAA